The Callithrix jacchus isolate 240 chromosome 20, calJac240_pri, whole genome shotgun sequence genome has a window encoding:
- the LOC128931272 gene encoding histone H3.1-like: MARTKQTARKSTGGKAPRKQLATKAAWKSAPAGGVKKPHRYRPGTVALREIRRYQKSTELLIRKLPFQRLVREIAQDFKTDLRFQSSAVVALQEACEAYLVGLFEDTHLCAIHAKRVTIMPKDIQLARCIRGERA; the protein is encoded by the coding sequence ATGGCACGTACTAAGCAGACTGCACGTAAGTCCACTGGGGGGAAAGCGCCGCGGAAGCAGCTGGCTACTAAGGCAGCTTGGAAAAGCGCTCCAGCCGGCGGCGTGAAGAAGCCGCACCGCTACCGGCCCGGCACCGTGGCCCTGCGCGAGATTCGCCGCTACCAGAAGTCAACGGAGCTGCTGATCCGAAAGTTGCCTTTCCAACGACTGGTGCGAGAAATtgctcaggacttcaagactgACCTGCGCTTTCAAAGCTCCGCGGTGGTGGCCCTGCAGGAGGCGTGCGAGGCCTACTTGGTGGGGCTCTTTGAGGACACCCACCTGTGCGCCATCCACGCTAAGCGGGTGACTATCATGCCCAAGGACATTCAGCTCGCTCGCTGCATTCGTGGGGAGAGAGCGTAA